One Gossypium hirsutum isolate 1008001.06 chromosome A11, Gossypium_hirsutum_v2.1, whole genome shotgun sequence genomic window carries:
- the LOC107912134 gene encoding mini zinc finger protein 1 translates to MKKCQVVRKSGRRSCTSSSTAITNVRYGECQKNHAANIGGYAVDGCREFMASDVEGTTGALTCAACGCHRNFHRREVETEVLCEYT, encoded by the coding sequence ATGAAGAAATGTCAAGTAGTGAGGAAAAGTGGAAGAAGAAGTTGTACTTCTTCTTCAACGGCGATTACCAACGTGAGGTACGGTGAGTGTCAGAAGAATCACGCCGCGAACATCGGAGGGTATGCCGTCGACGGCTGTCGGGAGTTCATGGCCAGTGACGTCGAAGGGACGACTGGGGCTTTAACGTGTGCCGCTTGTGGTTGTCACCGGAACTTTCACAGAAGAGAAGTGGAAACTGAGGTACTCTGTGAGTATACCTaa